The following coding sequences lie in one Actinomycetota bacterium genomic window:
- a CDS encoding ABC transporter ATP-binding protein translates to MSEIAVGIHGVGKRFMRSAERRNSIKERIVRGRARRAEDFWAVRNLSLDIPKGSVYGLIGHNGSGKSTLLKMIGGIYRPTEGSITSQGRIASLIELGAGFHPEMTGRENIGLNGSILGLPRKEIAAVADEIIEFSGLREFIDDPVKHYSSGMYVRLGFAVAVHMKPDVLLVDEVLAVGDEEFQRKCFDHLYALRRAGKTIIVVSHGLGQMEALCDEVAWLERGTLQEVGEPTDVVASYLKKVNAEESARSPLATALRPEDHVGGLKSALRVTSVQITNSEGIPLNHAETGTTFTFKVGLSMSEPVLGPNVRIALQHETGPLVAMISNHRLGFDFNYIDGEQVVEIDLLKNPLLPGRYRLHVDVFDHTGSKLLDSWNDAAEFPVRSASGEIGQGFVQLPAEYRLT, encoded by the coding sequence GTGAGCGAGATTGCAGTAGGGATCCACGGGGTCGGCAAGCGATTTATGCGTAGCGCCGAACGACGCAACTCCATCAAGGAGCGCATTGTGCGAGGGCGTGCCCGCCGGGCCGAGGATTTCTGGGCAGTGCGCAATCTCAGTCTCGACATCCCCAAAGGCAGTGTGTATGGGCTCATCGGCCACAACGGTTCGGGCAAATCCACCCTGCTGAAGATGATCGGTGGCATCTATCGCCCCACAGAGGGCTCAATCACCAGCCAAGGGCGGATCGCCTCACTGATTGAACTCGGCGCCGGCTTTCATCCGGAGATGACGGGCCGCGAGAACATCGGACTCAATGGCTCGATCCTGGGCTTGCCGCGCAAGGAGATTGCGGCCGTAGCCGACGAGATCATTGAGTTCTCCGGCTTGCGCGAGTTCATCGACGACCCGGTCAAGCACTATTCAAGTGGCATGTACGTACGACTCGGATTCGCTGTTGCCGTGCACATGAAGCCTGACGTGCTGCTGGTCGACGAGGTACTCGCCGTTGGCGATGAAGAATTCCAGCGCAAGTGCTTTGACCATCTCTATGCGCTGCGTCGGGCTGGAAAGACGATCATCGTGGTGAGCCACGGATTGGGTCAGATGGAAGCCCTCTGTGATGAGGTTGCCTGGTTGGAGCGTGGGACCCTCCAGGAAGTCGGCGAACCAACCGATGTCGTTGCCAGCTATCTCAAGAAGGTCAATGCCGAGGAGTCTGCACGCTCGCCGCTGGCCACCGCCCTACGTCCCGAAGATCATGTTGGCGGCCTGAAGTCGGCCTTGCGCGTGACGAGCGTGCAGATCACCAACAGTGAGGGCATACCGCTCAACCATGCAGAGACCGGAACTACCTTCACCTTCAAGGTGGGCCTTTCCATGTCCGAGCCTGTCCTTGGACCAAATGTTCGCATCGCTTTGCAGCACGAGACTGGGCCGCTCGTGGCCATGATCAGCAATCACCGACTCGGCTTTGACTTCAACTACATCGATGGCGAGCAAGTGGTCGAGATCGATCTGCTCAAGAATCCATTGCTCCCTGGGCGCTACCGGCTGCATGTGGATGTCTTCGATCACACCGGTTCCAAGCTCCTGGATTCCTGGAACGACGCTGCTGAGTTCCCGGTGCGCAGTGCATCCGGGGAGATCGGTCAAGGCTTCGTCCAGCTTCCCGCCGAATACCGATTGACGTAA
- a CDS encoding ABC transporter permease: MLTALKRQHALIWAFANRDFATRYRSSVLGWSWSLVQPLAILLIYAAVFSIVFRVKAPPMGNGETSYAAFLFTGMVTWNLFSSLLTLSMTQLKSNGELLKKVQFPAWAPVLGASIVQLIQVVLELVVLIAMFLILGNVGVTWLLAIPILVGTALFAQGVGLVLSIMNARFGDVMYIVAVVLGALYFLTPVLYPMSLVESSSETLAWIVKCNPMSWYVQAMHDAMYGLVAPSFLEIAALLVGGFLTFWAGFAIFNRFSEDIGELL; the protein is encoded by the coding sequence GTGCTGACCGCTCTCAAGCGGCAGCATGCGCTCATCTGGGCCTTCGCCAACCGTGACTTCGCGACTCGCTATCGATCCAGTGTTCTGGGCTGGTCGTGGTCGCTCGTTCAGCCACTGGCAATCCTGCTCATCTACGCAGCCGTCTTCAGCATTGTCTTCCGGGTCAAGGCGCCGCCGATGGGTAATGGCGAGACCTCGTACGCGGCATTTCTCTTCACCGGGATGGTCACCTGGAACCTCTTCTCCAGCTTGCTGACCTTGTCGATGACTCAGTTGAAGAGCAACGGTGAGTTGCTGAAGAAGGTGCAGTTCCCAGCCTGGGCCCCTGTGCTGGGTGCGAGCATCGTGCAACTGATTCAGGTGGTGCTCGAACTGGTCGTGCTGATCGCCATGTTCTTGATTCTTGGCAATGTTGGAGTTACCTGGCTGCTGGCTATCCCGATTCTGGTTGGAACCGCTTTATTCGCTCAGGGTGTTGGGCTCGTGCTCTCGATCATGAATGCGCGATTTGGCGATGTCATGTACATCGTTGCGGTCGTGCTTGGCGCGCTGTATTTCCTGACTCCGGTGCTCTACCCGATGAGCCTGGTCGAGTCGAGCAGCGAAACGCTGGCCTGGATCGTGAAGTGCAATCCGATGTCTTGGTACGTGCAGGCCATGCATGACGCGATGTATGGGCTTGTCGCGCCGTCATTCCTTGAAATTGCTGCGTTGCTGGTTGGCGGATTCCTCACCTTCTGGGCCGGATTTGCAATCTTCAATCGCTTCAGTGAAGACATCGGAGAGCTGCTGTGA